The Cutaneotrichosporon cavernicola HIS019 DNA, chromosome: 3 region CCCCTGGGGAATCTGCAGTGGAGAAACCTGCACCTCCGCTTTGAGTTCGAGCCAGTCGTGCCGCCCAACCCGCTTAGAGCCAAGGAAGAACGGGCACAgttcgacgaggagatggagtgATGCTTCGGCTTCAGCGATCGAGATGGGGTTCTTCGAGCTCTGGACAATTGTCTCAGCCACTTCcgagagggggagggtgcggcggcgcgcacggGGGGTGCCGCTGCCCGAACCTGGGGGTGGTGCTGAGAACATCATCCATACGCCTTCGGCAATGCTTTcgaggcgggagagggTTGCGCGGCGTTTTAAATCGTCACTGCCGGGCCGGTGGAGGACACTCGAGCCGGCTACGAGAGATTCACTTAGTGTAGGCTTGGCTGAGCGCGCCTTGATCCGTGCAAAGAGGGCCTTCTTCCGCTGGTCCGGGGTGCCGGTAGtcgtcttctccttgatctcgaAGGGGTCCGAGAGCCGGGTTGGCTTCTTGGGTGACGTAGTCAGACCTGGGTCAGACGAGCCGGAGGGCGACGCGAACAGGTTGCCGGAGGATGCAGCTGGGAGCTTGGGAAGAGGCAGGAGAGGGATGGGTGGGATGGACGAGCGGCCCGAGTCACGTGTTGTCGGCGTTGGGAGGTGCACAGGCTCGAGCGGTTTCACCTGGCGTCAGTTTTACACCAGCTTAGCACAACTCACCTCTCCGCCGTTGAGCTCGACCCAACGCTCGAGACGCCGCtgcacctcgtcctggCGCAGGTCGGCGCCCGCGTTCCAGCGGCCCATGAGACGCATACCACCGCCCTGACCTTGCGTGCCAAGGCCACCCACTGCTCCGCCGAAGAGGAGCTGTCGGGTCTCGCCAGcctggagctcgagctcgaggccaaccCCGTGCGTGTGTACGCGACGACCGGAAGGATCCAATGTGCGCGTCACAGTGATGAGGTAACTCAATCCACACACCGACTCTACAGCCGGTTTGACAAGGAACGGATTGTCATCCTCCTTATCCTCAGCGGGGAGAGACTCGCCGTCCCACGTCCACAGCcaggcgaggcgggcgagctcctccttcccaaAGCGCCGGCCAGCCGTGCGTTCCACGACATCtcggagggcgaggaacgTCGTCACATTCGGCACCTCGACGCGGGTAGCGCTAGCAGAGTGAGGGGGAAGGACTGGGGGATGCTGTGCGAGGTGGAGCGAGAGAGCGATATTAAAGGCGTGGTGCAACGTCAGCAGGGTCTGCAGGTGTTCGGGGAGGTTTGAGCGGCCCACGTGTCGGCGTTTGGCGAGTGGCCTGGGAGtgtcgtcatcatcgtcgcGTTTCCGACGGACAGTCCGCGGTGTGGGTGGTAAAGAGGACGGAGAGGCGggactggtgtcagcgcgGATGGAGCATGTGGGTTGTTCTCACAGAGTACGCTTGGTGCCGCGCTTGCCAGGAGTGGCCTGCACGCCTGACATGTTGATTGTTGTTTAGGAATCCGGCCGGCCGGATGCAAGCGAAAGACAGGTGACGATACTCTCACAGATGAgagtgatgaggaggggggaaggagaaAGAGATagagaggatggagaggatgacAAGGAGTGTTGTTGGAAGGGTTGGTTGGGTGGCTCGTGCAGCAAAAGCAAAGTAAATGGCAGGGCCAGGGATGGCTGGTCACCCAAAAGGGTCCAAGCCACGCGACATC contains the following coding sequences:
- a CDS encoding uncharacterized protein (DNA replication factor Cdt1 C-terminal domain) yields the protein MSGVQATPGKRGTKRTLPASPSSLPPTPRTVRRKRDDDDDTPRPLAKRRHVGRSNLPEHLQTLLTLHHAFNIALSLHLAQHPPVLPPHSASATRVEVPNVTTFLALRDVVERTAGRRFGKEELARLAWLWTWDGESLPAEDKEDDNPFLVKPAVESVCGLSYLITVTRTLDPSGRRVHTHGVGLELELQAGETRQLLFGGAVGGLGTQGQGGGMRLMGRWNAGADLRQDEVQRRLERWVELNGGEVKPLEPVHLPTPTTRDSGRSSIPPIPLLPLPKLPAASSGNLFASPSGSSDPGLTTSPKKPTRLSDPFEIKEKTTTGTPDQRKKALFARIKARSAKPTLSESLVAGSSVLHRPGSDDLKRRATLSRLESIAEGVWMMFSAPPPGSGSGTPRARRRTLPLSEVAETIVQSSKNPISIAEAEASLHLLVELCPFFLGSKRVGRHDWLELKAEVQVSPLQIPQGGPASPGRVRRTGGLREVRERIRRELGEA